A stretch of Fundulus heteroclitus isolate FHET01 unplaced genomic scaffold, MU-UCD_Fhet_4.1 scaffold_140, whole genome shotgun sequence DNA encodes these proteins:
- the LOC118556267 gene encoding tumor necrosis factor receptor superfamily member 16-like, whose translation MRLIVISALLLLKVTLGKACGSGKFTESGHCCRLCPAGYGVEAECGKEDTKCAPCPMGTFSPSEGLAACRPCSKCPPSVPAVHSCSGSQDTQCECDTGFYFRSALGLCAPCSKCRQGQVVVRECGPHGDTLCQCGPGTFSEDDLRTKPCQICTQCSDKEVEIQPCMHNFDTVCMDKKLHILSRPDWNSNIANWSMLGREEDVSPTPGASGSTPLEEGGSNNILAYVSVPAAVVLGSLVYVAYKCWKSCKQKKALSKARVAELGTSAEGEKLQSDSGVFLDSYSLQDNHPSKGTKRDSKHDNRQYINLPPHQQEEVERLLQEAGGRGWRHLGAALGFEPEQLDLFGRGEAPAHTLLSNWAQREGSSLGLLSSALVRIERPDVVTALNSAQQGVSVV comes from the exons ATGAGATTGATTGTCATCTCTGCGCTTCTCCTGTTGAAA GTTACTCTTGGGAAGGCTTGTGGCAGTGGGAAGTTCACTGAGTCGGGACACTGTTGCAGATTGTGTCCTGCTGGTTATGGAGTGGAGGCAGAGTGTGGAAAGGAGGATACCAAATGTGCTCCATGTCCGATGG GAACCTTCTCCCCATCTGAAGGCCTTGCCGCTTGCCGCCCTTGTAGCAAGTGTCCGCCTAGTGTCCCCGCGGTGCACTCTTGCTCGGGTTCCCAGGACACGCAGTGCGAGTGTGACACCGGCTTCTACTTTAGGAGCGCCTTAGGCCTGTGCGCGCCCTGCTCCAAATGCAGACAGGGTCAGGTGGTCGTCCGAGAGTGCGGCCCGCACGGAGACACGCTTTGCCAGTGTGGCCCGGGAACCTTCTCGGAGGATGACCTCAGAACCAAACCGTGCCAGATTTGCACTCAGTGCTCCGACAAAGAAGTGGAGATCCAACCCTGTATGCACAATTTTGACACGGTCTGCATGG ATAAGAAGCTGCACATCTTGTCTCGCCCCGACTGGAATTCAAACATCGCTAACTGGTCGATGCTGGGGAGGGAGGAGGACGTCAGCCCCACGCCTGGAGCGTCCGGGTCCACACCGCTGGAGGAGGGTGGCAGCAACAACATCCTGGCCTACGTGTCCGTCCCGGCCGCCGTGGTGTTGGGCTCGTTGGTTTACGTGGCTTATaaatg CTGGAAGTCGTGCAAACAGAAAAAGGCTCTCTCCAAGGCCCGTGTGGCAGAGCTGGGAACATCTGCAGAGGGAGAGAAGCTCCAAAGTGACAGCGGCGTTTTTCTGGACTCCTACAGCCTGCAGGACAACCACCCTAGCAAGG GTACCAAAAGAGACAGCAAGCACGACAATCGGCAGTACATCAACCTGCCGCCGCACCAGCAGGAAGAGGTGGAGCGTCTCCTGCAGGAGGCGGGCGGCCGCGGGTGGAGGCACCTCGGTGCCGCGCTGGGCTTTGAACCCGAACAGCTGGACCTGTTCGGACGCGGCGAGGCTCCGGCGCACACGCTCCTGTCTAACTGGGCGCAGAGGGAGGGCTCCAGTCTGGGACTGCTGAGCTCGGCGCTGGTCCGCATAGAGAGACCTGACGTGGTGACGGCCCTGAACAGCGCCCAGCAGGGTGTTTCTGTGGTCTGA